A genomic stretch from Cellulomonas sp. KRMCY2 includes:
- a CDS encoding heavy-metal-associated domain-containing protein has translation MTHKELFSVEGLMCGTCLVEVLERLHDLDGVVEVGISLRVGGHSPVVVRSDELVAPEALVTAVTEAGFTVTDHSLSTRPPGRDPLVVRDNRDCTAADQMPIGGGWR, from the coding sequence ATGACTCACAAGGAGCTGTTCTCTGTCGAGGGGCTCATGTGCGGCACGTGCCTGGTCGAGGTGCTCGAGCGGCTCCACGATCTTGACGGGGTCGTGGAGGTGGGCATCAGCCTGCGCGTCGGTGGGCATTCGCCCGTGGTGGTCCGGAGTGACGAGCTGGTCGCTCCGGAGGCGCTCGTCACGGCGGTGACGGAGGCGGGCTTCACGGTGACTGATCACAGCTTGAGCACTCGGCCGCCCGGGCGGGATCCACTGGTGGTCCGGGACAACCGTGATTGCACCGCCGCGGACCAGATGCCGATCGGAGGTGGCTGGAGATGA
- a CDS encoding heavy metal translocating P-type ATPase, which produces MNAVLVVGVAALLTGGALWFFFGPKRTGRPDLDQGVQVVRIKVQGGYSPDLVEVTRGVPVRIEFDRQEAGDCSARVVMPDFKVNQMLPAYQTTTVEFVPGETGTFAFACGMNMLRGRLVVVDGQGADASGTPTSVASVAVLEPPAVMSPTAHRSDDAGANPLTAAQAEEDEERERTAEIADLRKRVIFGAALTFPVLFAVMAVELFEVDWVPELLMDRWLQFALITPVMLYTGWPIHRTGWLALRHRGADMNSLITIGTIAAYGFSVVVTVAPGLLPTEVREVYYEAVGVIITLILLGRLFETQAKAGTGEAIRTLIGLQPRTARVWRAGAELDIPIEDVLKGDVVVVRPGEKLPVDGEVVEGRSAVDESMITGEPIAGVKSVGDVVIGATINQTGTFRYRATKVGADTMLAQIIKLVRQAQGSKAPIQRVVDRVSGYFVPAVIIIAIWTFVTWALIGPPPVIVFALVAGVSVLIIACPCALGLATPLSITVGTGKGATAGILIRSAEALETAHKLDTVVLDKTGTITMGKPALTDVVPSEGFTADEVLQLVASVERSSEHPLAAAIVAGALERGLVLDDVAEFDSITGKGVGARLHGRNILVGNARLLVAAGVDVGSLLADQQRLAGDGKTPMLVAIDSRPAAVIAVADTVKEGSIAAVAALKSRGIEVVMMTGDNRTTAAAIARQVGISRVVAEVMPEHKAREVKRLQDEGRVVGMVGDGINDAPALAQADVGSAIGTGTDVAIESSDITLISGALGGLVTAVDLSRATMRNIRQNLAFAFIYNGLGIPIAAGALYPWLGLRLSPVIAAAAMALSSLSVVTNANRLRRFTPTALPQDITVSAIEPVVEVGADDQPEDTMTTTPTTTTDPVCGMSVDPSAAAASVEHEGHTYYFCSHHCHKSFVEDPARYVTAPHDHAAHDHHSH; this is translated from the coding sequence ATGAACGCGGTTCTGGTCGTTGGCGTGGCGGCTCTTCTGACGGGTGGGGCGCTGTGGTTCTTCTTCGGTCCGAAGCGGACCGGGCGACCTGACCTGGACCAGGGGGTCCAGGTTGTCCGGATCAAGGTCCAGGGCGGCTACAGCCCCGACCTGGTCGAGGTGACCCGCGGTGTGCCGGTGCGGATCGAGTTCGACCGGCAGGAGGCCGGTGACTGCTCCGCGCGGGTGGTGATGCCGGACTTCAAGGTCAACCAGATGCTCCCCGCCTACCAGACCACGACGGTGGAGTTCGTCCCAGGCGAGACGGGGACTTTCGCCTTCGCGTGCGGGATGAACATGCTGCGTGGCCGACTGGTCGTCGTGGATGGCCAGGGGGCGGACGCATCCGGGACGCCCACGTCCGTCGCGTCCGTCGCGGTGCTCGAGCCCCCTGCTGTCATGTCGCCCACCGCGCACAGGTCGGACGATGCGGGGGCCAACCCGCTCACGGCGGCACAGGCCGAGGAGGATGAGGAGCGCGAGCGCACGGCCGAGATCGCCGACCTGAGGAAGCGCGTTATCTTCGGCGCGGCCCTGACCTTCCCGGTCCTCTTCGCCGTGATGGCCGTCGAGCTCTTCGAGGTGGACTGGGTCCCCGAGCTGCTGATGGACCGCTGGCTGCAGTTCGCACTCATCACACCGGTGATGCTCTACACGGGGTGGCCGATCCATCGCACCGGGTGGCTCGCACTGCGCCACCGCGGCGCGGACATGAACTCCTTGATCACGATCGGTACGATCGCCGCCTACGGTTTCAGCGTCGTCGTCACGGTCGCACCTGGGCTGCTTCCCACCGAGGTGCGGGAGGTGTACTACGAGGCGGTCGGGGTGATCATCACCCTGATCCTGTTGGGCCGCCTGTTCGAGACGCAGGCTAAGGCCGGCACGGGTGAGGCGATCCGGACCTTGATCGGTCTCCAGCCCCGCACGGCGCGGGTCTGGCGCGCGGGCGCTGAGCTCGACATCCCCATCGAGGACGTCCTGAAGGGCGACGTCGTCGTGGTGCGGCCGGGGGAGAAGCTTCCGGTCGACGGCGAGGTCGTCGAGGGTCGGTCCGCGGTCGACGAGTCGATGATCACCGGTGAGCCGATCGCAGGCGTCAAGTCGGTGGGTGACGTGGTGATCGGGGCGACGATCAACCAGACGGGGACCTTCCGCTACCGGGCGACCAAGGTCGGCGCGGACACGATGCTCGCCCAGATCATCAAGCTGGTCCGTCAGGCCCAGGGCTCCAAGGCGCCGATCCAGCGGGTCGTCGACCGGGTCTCGGGGTACTTTGTGCCGGCGGTGATCATCATCGCCATCTGGACCTTCGTCACCTGGGCTCTGATCGGCCCACCGCCAGTGATCGTCTTCGCCCTGGTGGCCGGCGTCTCGGTCCTGATCATCGCGTGCCCCTGCGCCCTTGGGCTCGCCACACCGCTGTCGATCACGGTCGGGACCGGCAAAGGGGCCACGGCGGGGATTCTGATCCGCTCGGCCGAGGCCCTGGAGACGGCGCACAAGCTGGACACCGTGGTCCTGGACAAGACGGGCACCATCACGATGGGCAAGCCTGCGCTCACCGACGTGGTTCCGAGCGAGGGCTTCACGGCCGACGAGGTGCTCCAGCTGGTGGCCTCCGTCGAGCGGTCCTCCGAGCACCCGCTGGCCGCGGCCATCGTGGCCGGGGCGCTGGAGCGCGGCCTGGTGCTGGACGACGTCGCCGAGTTCGACTCGATCACCGGCAAGGGCGTGGGTGCCCGGCTGCACGGACGCAACATCCTGGTCGGGAACGCGCGGCTGCTGGTCGCGGCCGGCGTCGACGTCGGGAGCCTCCTGGCGGACCAGCAGCGACTCGCCGGCGACGGCAAGACGCCCATGCTGGTCGCGATCGACTCCCGGCCCGCTGCGGTCATTGCGGTGGCTGACACGGTCAAGGAGGGTTCCATCGCTGCGGTCGCTGCCCTCAAGTCCCGGGGTATCGAGGTGGTCATGATGACCGGTGACAACCGCACCACGGCTGCGGCGATCGCCCGGCAGGTCGGGATCAGTCGCGTCGTGGCCGAGGTCATGCCCGAGCACAAGGCTCGGGAGGTCAAGCGGCTCCAGGACGAAGGGCGCGTCGTCGGGATGGTCGGCGACGGGATTAACGACGCCCCAGCCCTCGCCCAGGCCGATGTCGGCTCGGCAATCGGCACCGGCACCGATGTGGCGATCGAGTCCTCGGACATCACGCTGATCTCCGGGGCGCTCGGCGGGTTGGTGACGGCCGTTGACCTGTCCCGGGCGACGATGCGCAACATCCGACAGAACCTGGCCTTCGCCTTCATCTACAACGGCCTGGGGATCCCGATCGCGGCCGGCGCCCTCTACCCGTGGCTGGGTCTGCGCCTGAGCCCGGTCATCGCCGCTGCGGCGATGGCACTCTCCTCGCTGTCCGTCGTCACCAACGCCAACCGCCTGCGCCGGTTCACGCCGACCGCGCTCCCGCAGGACATCACAGTCTCGGCCATCGAACCGGTGGTCGAAGTCGGAGCCGACGATCAACCGGAGGACACCATGACCACCACCCCCACCACGACCACCGACCCGGTGTGCGGTATGAGCGTGGACCCCTCGGCCGCGGCTGCGAGCGTGGAGCACGAGGGGCACACGTACTACTTCTGCTCCCACCACTGCCACAAGAGCTTCGTCGAGGACCCCGCCCGCTACGTCACCGCCCCGCACGACCACGCGGCGCATGACCACCACTCGCACTAA